A genomic window from Buteo buteo chromosome 13, bButBut1.hap1.1, whole genome shotgun sequence includes:
- the LOXL1 gene encoding lysyl oxidase homolog 1 has protein sequence MEAGGAWGLWAALGCGLCLLAGGQEQAGGGGQPWRQLIQWENNGRVYSLLNTGAEYVPAGQERPGGNRLLLAGAMSGGGTGNVRRQAPVVPPRPGSETVRGQTRHPFGFGQVPENWREGPVGDSTASQRVRPAGRSRQPSSASSSSSSSFAYASVGQPAYPQFPFAPQYEPYEAPRAYDEAYTYYRGAGGAAVASAAAGASVVYPFQARARYEDYGEEQSPYRAQGYYPAAERPYVPAAPQPVDGLDRRYSHSLYHDAGGSPEQGGPDSYANRQPASHGVASADNLQAPAGTGYGGQYPPYEPQPPFRAPEPYGVPRPEPYLPARSPEMPQAVPDSQARVSVGSVYRPSHGGRGLPDLVPDPNYVQASTYVQRAHLYSLRCAAEEKCLASTAYTAEATDYDVRVLLRFPQRVKNQGTADFLPSRPRHSWEWHSCHQHYHSMDEFSHYDLLDATTGRKVAEGHKASFCLEDTTCDFGNLKRYACTAHTQGLSPGCYDTYNADIDCQWIDITDVQPGNYVLKVQVNPKYIVLESDFTNNVVRCNIHYTGRYVATTNCKISQS, from the exons ATGGAAGCGGGGGGAGCTTGGGGGCTGTGGGCAGCGCTGGGTTGCGGGCTGTGCCTGCTGGCGGGCGGGCAGGAgcaggcgggcggcggcgggcagccgTGGAGGCAGCTGATCCAGTGGGAGAACAACGGCCGCGTTTACAGCTTGCTTAATACCGGCGCCGAGTACGTCCCGGCCGGGCAAGAGAGACCCGGAGGGAACCGGTTGTTGTTGGCGGGAGCGATGAGCGGAGGAGGAACGGGCAACGTTCGGCGGCAGGCACCGGTGGTACCGCCGCGGCCGGGTTCCGAGACGGTGCGGGGGCAGACGAGGCATCCCTTCGGTTTCGGGCAGGTGCCCGAAAATTGGCGGGAGGGACCGGTGGGCGACAGTACCGCTTCGCAGCGGGTACGGCCCGCCGGCCGCTCGCGCCAACCTTCCTCcgcctcgtcctcctcctcctcgtccttcGCCTACGCCTCCGTCGGGCAGCCGGCGTACCCCCAGTTCCCCTTCGCCCCCCAGTACGAGCCCTACGAGGCGCCCCGGGCGTACGACGAGGCGTACACCTATTACCGgggcgccggcggggcggccgtggcttcggcggcggcgggcgccagcgtGGTGTACCCCTTCCAAGCCCGGGCACGCTACGAGGACTACGGGGAGGAGCAGAGCCCCTATAGAGCCCAGGGTTACTACCCGGCGGCCGAACGCCCCTACGTGCCCGCCGCCCCTCAACCGGTCGATGGGCTGGACCGCCGGTACTCCCATAGCTTGTACCACGACGCGGGGGGCTCGCCGGAGCAGGGCGGCCCGGACTCGTACGCCAACCGGCAACCCGCCAGCCACGGCGTCGCGTCGGCGGACAACCTACAAGCTCCCGCCGGGACGGGGTACGGGGGCCAGTACCCACCCTACGAGCCGCAGCCGCCTTTTCGGGCGCCGGAACCTTACGGGGTTCCTCGGCCCGAGCCCTACCTGCCCGCCAGGAGCCCCGAAATGCCGCAAGCCGTCCCCGATAGCCAAGCCCGGGTCAGCGTGGGCAGCGTCTACAGGCCCAGCCACGGCGGACGGG GTCTCCCCGACTTGGTGCCGGACCCCAACTACGTGCAAGCGTCCACCTACGTGCAGCGAGCTCACCTGTACTCGCTGCGCTGCGCGGCCGAGGAGAAGTGCCTGGCCAG CACCGCCTACACCGCCGAAGCCACCGACTACGACGTGCGGGTGCTCCTGCGGTTTCCCCAGCGGGTGAAGAACCAGGGCACGGCCGACTTTCTGCCCAGCCGGCCCCGGCACAGCTGGGAATGGCACAGTTGCCACCA GCACTACCACAGCATGGATGAGTTCAGCCACTACGACCTGCTGGATGCCACCACGGGGAGGAAGGTGGCCGAGGGCCACAAGGCCAGCTTCTGCCTGGAGGACACCACCTGTGATTTCGGCAACCTGAAGCGTTACGCCTGCACGGCCCACACCCAG GGCTTAAGCCCGGGCTGCTACGACACCTACAACGCCGACATCGACTGCCAGTGGATCGATATAACGGACGTGCAGCCGGGGAATTACGTCTTAAAG GTTCAAGTGAACCCCAAATACATTGTCCTGGAGTCAGACTTCACCAACAACGTGGTGAGGTGCAACATCCATTACACCGGACGCTACGTCGCCACGACAAACTGCAAGATTTCCCA aTCTTGA